One window of Aphis gossypii isolate Hap1 unplaced genomic scaffold, ASM2018417v2 Contig00007, whole genome shotgun sequence genomic DNA carries:
- the LOC114131625 gene encoding uncharacterized protein LOC114131625: MVRATEFGGSPTKCGYRPHTRIFNVDQETRLAIYLKNCADMYFGLSTKYVRKLAFEFAKKMNLKMPAYWTENEFAGIDWFVSFLKRNPTLSIRQPEATSLSRGMNFNQINVNIFMDKYESVLTKHKFEAFQIFNLDETGITTVQNPYKIVAQKGKKQIGAITSAERGTLVTMCLAVSEVGNAIPPMFIFPRVNFKDHFIRGGPPGCIGTSNKSGWMQREEFLKFITHFTNHVRPTIEKKANGIVLLSFPPHCSHKLQPLDRSVFGPFKKCINQEIDSWLKSNPGKRFTIYDLPAVTTNAILNAATPRNITSGFAVSGVWPFNRNAFSIDEFAPAVVTDIMLHTTENNNKHKV; encoded by the exons ATGGTAAGAGCTACTGAGTTTGGTGGTTCTCCTACAAAATGTGGTTATAGACCACACActagaatatttaatgtagACCAAGAAACAAGATtggctatttatttaaaaaactgtgCTGATATGTATTTCGGCTTAAGCACTAAATATGTCAGAAAACTAGCATTTGAATTtgctaaaaaaatgaatttgaaaatgCCAGCTTACTGGACTGAGAACGAATTTGCTGGTATTGATTGGTTTGTTAGTTTTCTTAAGCGTAATCCTACCTTGTCTATTCGTCAGCCAGAGGCAACTAGTTTATCAAGAGGTATGAACTTTAATCAGattaatgtaaacatttttatggacAAATATGAATCAGTGCTTACTAAACATAAATTCGAGGCATTTCAGATTTTTAATCTAGATGAGACTGGTATAACCACGGTACAAAATCCATATAAAATAGTAGCACAGAAaggtaaaaaacaaattggtgCCATAACGTCTGCGGAACGTGGAACTTTGGTTACCATGTGTTTGGCTGTTAGTGAGGTTGGAAATGCCATTCCaccaatgtttatttttcctaGGGTTAATTTTAAGGATCATTTTATTAGAGGAGGACCTCCAGGTTGTATAGGGACCTCAAATAAATCTGGATGGATGCAGAGAGaagaatttttgaaatttatcacACATTTCACAAATCATGTGCGACctacaattgaaaaaaa AGCAAATggtattgttttgttatccTTTCCACCACACTGTTCGCACAAATTGCAGCCATTGGACAGGTCTGTATTTGGgccttttaaaaaatgtattaatcaaGAAATAGATTCATGGCTAAAAAGTAATCCAGGGAAACGGTTTACCATTTATGATTTGCCTGCTGTAACTACTAATGCTATTTTAAATGCAGCTACACCTAGGAACATAACCAGTGGATTTGCTGTATCTGGTGTGTGGCCTTTTAACAGAAATGCATTTAGTATAGATGAATTTGCACCAGCAGTTGTGACGGATATAATGTTACATACCacagaaaacaataataaacacaaagtATAA